A window from Fusarium musae strain F31 chromosome 8, whole genome shotgun sequence encodes these proteins:
- a CDS encoding hypothetical protein (EggNog:ENOG41~BUSCO:EOG09264D7Y) — translation MAAEQRKLLEQLMGASSTSRAAQLSLTDPKVCRSYLAGTCPHDLFTNTKQDIGPCPKVHNEGLKAEYDGLSDREKQKYGFEYDYMRDLQKYIDDCNRRIDAAQRRLEKTPDEIRQTNVLLKSISDLSASINNGLLEVEILGSMGEVSRAQDELFRVRQASQSKSDREKELKALSDTSGPSGHQKLQVCDVCGAYLSRLDNDRRLADHFYGKMHLGYAQMRKTYDAFPKEMKGRSRAPMDDDGPRGPRGSGYRSGRGGRGYRGGW, via the exons ATGGCCGCTGAACAGAGAAAGCTGCTCGAGCAGCTGATGGGcgcatcctcgacatcaagaGCCGCTCAACTATCACTCACCGACCCCAAAGTTTGCCGATCCTACCTCGCAGGCACCTGTCCGCACGATCTCTTCACAAACACAAAGCAGGATATTGGACCGTGTCCGAAGGTGCACAATGAAGGATTGAAGGCCGAGTACGACGGCCTATCAGATCGAGAGAAGCAAAAATATGGATTCGAGTACGATTATATGCGCGATCTGCAAAAGTACATCGATGATTGTAATCGCCGAATCGATGCTGCGCAGAGACGATTAGAGAAGACACCTGATGAGATTCGCCAGACCAACGTTTTG CTCAAATCTATTTCCGACCTTTCAgcttccatcaacaacgGCCTCCTCGAAGTTGAAATCCTAGGCTCCATGGGCGAGGTATCGCGCGCCCAAGACGAGCTCTTCCGTGTCCGTCAAGCCTCACAATCCAAATCCGACCGCGAAAAGGAACTCAAGGCCCTCTCCGATACATCTGGTCCCTCAGGCCACCAGAAGCTGCAAGTCTGCGATGTTTGCGGTGCCTACCTTAGTCGACTCGACAATGACAGACGTCTCGCCGATCACTTCTATGGAAAGATGCATCTGGGATATGcgcagatgaggaagacttACGATGCTTTCCCCAAGGAGATGAAAGGCCGATCGAGGGCACCCATGGATGACGATGGGCCCCGAGGACCTCGAGGTTCAGGATATAGGAGCGGCCGCGGTGGAAGGGGATACCGTGGAGGATGGTAA